Proteins encoded together in one Bacteroides ovatus window:
- a CDS encoding S9 family peptidase, translating into MKNSLFRYVCLVVALLICSFADAQQKANYKLAEKFRLLEQNPIIKYSTEVKPTFINGTDCFYYSFTTREGKKYYYVNPKKKEKRLLFDTAELLSKIAVYTKKAYSSADPYLSFTFMKDNETIRIDFDRGLYTYNIHTKALKQLNEKPSYGNSDPYWMKYSPDSLYFLYASKDNLYFVGNQKKGQDTIPVQLTTDGEPNYTFNREDEGKLEGRFGAESTHWIPGSHRFYAVREDNRKVRDLWLINSLSTPYPTLKTYKAELAGDKHVTQYELLIGDVDTREVKKIDINRWPDQYIDILYISKDGKRLYFQRYNRPWNQSDICEVDVETGKVRVVIHEENKPYLDYQMRNVSFLNDGKEILFRSERNGWGHYYLYDTATGNLKNQLTDGIWVAGPVTKIDTIGRKMYFYGYGREKGIDPYYYILYEAQLDRPNAVRLLTPENASHDVSISPSYRYMVDSYSTVSQEPVNVVRNRNGKVIMTLEKPDLQPVYEMGWKAPERFKVKAADGVTDLYGVMWKPADFDSTKVYPIISNVYPGSFFEYVPTRFTINDVYNTRLAQLGFIVITVGHRGGTPMRGKAYHTYGYNNMRDYPLADDKYAIEQLAARYPFIDATKVGIYGHSGGGFMSAAAICTYPDFYSAAVSSAGNHDNRIYNKGFVEIHFGVDEKVKTTKDSLGVESTMYDYSVRVRPNQELVKNYKHGLLLFTGAMDKTVNPANTLRLVDALIKADKDFEMFVLPKCTHGFFGESEDFFEHKMWRHFARLLLHDNSADSDVDLNKDMIKDDRRR; encoded by the coding sequence ATGAAAAACTCTCTCTTTAGATATGTGTGCCTGGTGGTTGCATTGTTGATATGTAGCTTTGCCGATGCACAGCAGAAAGCGAATTATAAGTTAGCGGAAAAGTTCCGTCTGTTAGAACAGAATCCTATAATAAAGTATTCAACAGAAGTCAAGCCAACGTTTATTAATGGTACGGACTGTTTTTATTATTCGTTTACTACACGTGAAGGAAAGAAGTATTATTATGTAAATCCGAAGAAAAAGGAAAAACGTCTTCTGTTTGATACGGCTGAATTATTGAGTAAAATTGCAGTATATACCAAGAAAGCCTATTCTTCGGCAGATCCATATTTGTCTTTCACTTTCATGAAGGATAACGAAACGATTCGTATTGATTTTGACCGTGGACTTTATACGTACAATATTCATACGAAAGCACTGAAGCAGCTTAATGAGAAACCATCTTATGGAAATAGTGATCCGTATTGGATGAAGTATTCTCCAGATAGTCTTTATTTTCTTTATGCCAGCAAGGATAATTTGTATTTTGTTGGGAATCAAAAGAAAGGGCAAGATACCATTCCTGTACAACTGACAACGGACGGTGAGCCGAATTATACATTTAACCGTGAAGATGAGGGTAAGCTGGAAGGACGCTTCGGAGCCGAATCTACTCATTGGATTCCAGGTAGCCATCGTTTTTATGCTGTTCGTGAGGATAACAGGAAAGTGCGTGATTTATGGTTAATCAATTCGTTGTCTACTCCATATCCGACACTGAAAACTTATAAAGCCGAACTGGCAGGCGATAAACATGTCACCCAATATGAATTGTTGATTGGAGATGTCGATACCCGTGAAGTGAAGAAAATCGATATTAATCGCTGGCCTGATCAGTATATTGACATATTGTATATTTCAAAGGACGGGAAGCGTTTGTATTTCCAACGTTATAACCGTCCATGGAACCAGTCGGATATTTGCGAGGTAGACGTAGAAACCGGAAAAGTGCGCGTAGTGATTCATGAAGAAAACAAACCATATCTCGATTATCAGATGCGTAATGTTTCTTTCCTGAATGACGGGAAAGAAATCCTTTTCCGTTCCGAACGTAATGGTTGGGGACACTATTACCTGTATGACACAGCAACGGGAAACTTAAAGAACCAACTGACCGATGGAATATGGGTAGCTGGTCCGGTTACCAAGATTGATACTATCGGGCGTAAGATGTATTTCTATGGTTATGGTCGTGAGAAAGGCATTGACCCTTATTATTACATTCTTTATGAAGCTCAACTGGATCGTCCGAATGCTGTTCGTCTGTTAACTCCGGAGAATGCGTCACATGATGTCAGTATCTCTCCGTCTTACCGATATATGGTAGATTCTTATTCTACTGTTTCGCAGGAACCGGTGAATGTGGTTCGTAACCGGAATGGAAAGGTGATTATGACGTTGGAAAAGCCCGATTTGCAGCCTGTCTATGAGATGGGATGGAAAGCACCGGAACGCTTTAAGGTAAAAGCTGCCGATGGAGTGACCGATTTGTATGGCGTGATGTGGAAGCCTGCCGACTTTGACTCGACAAAGGTTTATCCTATCATTTCGAATGTTTATCCGGGATCGTTCTTCGAATATGTGCCGACACGTTTCACGATTAATGATGTTTATAATACTCGTTTGGCTCAACTGGGGTTCATTGTAATCACTGTGGGGCACAGAGGTGGCACTCCGATGCGCGGAAAGGCTTATCATACCTATGGATACAACAATATGCGTGATTATCCGTTGGCGGATGATAAATATGCTATTGAGCAACTGGCTGCCCGTTATCCGTTTATTGATGCCACCAAAGTCGGTATTTACGGCCATTCCGGTGGAGGGTTTATGTCGGCGGCTGCCATTTGTACTTATCCTGATTTCTATTCGGCTGCTGTTTCATCGGCAGGTAATCATGACAATCGTATTTATAATAAAGGCTTTGTTGAGATTCATTTCGGTGTAGATGAGAAGGTGAAAACGACTAAAGATAGTTTGGGAGTAGAAAGTACGATGTATGATTATAGTGTCCGTGTACGTCCGAATCAAGAGTTGGTAAAGAATTACAAGCACGGCTTGTTGCTGTTTACCGGTGCGATGGATAAAACTGTGAATCCTGCTAACACATTGCGTCTGGTGGATGCATTGATTAAGGCTGATAAGGATTTCGAAATGTTTGTATTGCCGAAATGTACACATGGATTCTTCGGTGAGTCTGAGGATTTCTTCGAGCATAAGATGTGGCGTCACTTTGCCCGCTTGTTATTGCATGACAACTCGGCTGATTCTGATGTCGATTTGAATAAGGATATGATTAAAGATGACAGGAGAAGATAA